A segment of the Lycium ferocissimum isolate CSIRO_LF1 chromosome 10, AGI_CSIRO_Lferr_CH_V1, whole genome shotgun sequence genome:
GCCAAAGTTGGTAAGAAATAACCAGCAAAATAGTTGCATGCGACATAAGTATAGGGAATTCCTTCAGCCTCAATAGCTCTGCGGATTTGGACTTTCACAgcaaatgtagattttgctgGCTCCACAGCATTCAAGTTATCGACATCCATACCAAACTCCGAAGGTAAGAATCTCTGAAATTATTTAAGTATAAGATAATTTAGCTCTGTGAATATTATTATCTAAATCATTTTCAGATCCTCTAGTGACATTATTTGAGGCATTTACGCGAACTTGCTGCATACTTCTGTCATACACATGGCTATGCAGATCAAGATGTTCCAGTAGGGGCACGTTAACAGTTAGTAATCCAACTCGTTTTATGTGTTAAATCAACGAGACTAATACTCCCTTAATTTGAGAATCGACTCTTTcgtgttggatcctccaaaatgtactacttttggaggattcGACACACACTTGTGGACATTATTGAAGAGTCCGAACAACATAGATTTGAGGTCCCTTTGATATTAATCCAGGTTCTCTAATTCAAATGTGATctataaattcaagaattttctCAACAATTACTGTAGTTATCAAGATTCTCACACGACAAAGTACTATCAATAAGAACTAACAAATAGATAAGATCCCTCCATCCTTAACCAGAGGTCTCGGGTTCGGGTTCGAGCTCGCCAGGGAGGGCTTCCCCTTAAATGGGCATTATACGGAGTGTAGGCCCAATGTGGGTACAGAACAGCGGAGGGGAAACCAAAAGTACAGATAGAAATGACAGACTACTCATGCTAAATGGATACtcaaataatgaaaaatatgaagcAATTAACCTTAATATTGCCAGCTTCTTTGATAGCAGCAATGATCTTAACTTGATCTGCCAATTGCATCGAACCCACTGTTGATATCACTACATCCACTTGCTTCATAGCCTTCACTAAGCTCTCATGATCATACAAATCACCCTGttcaaaacaagaaaattaaATACTATACTTATATGCACAATTTATCTCAatcctttttcttatttttgtttgcataaaaggaaattaaagaaTGCACCATTTGTACGTACATTAATAATTGTGACACCCAAATTCTTGAAATTCTCaacaattttacccttaacaggGTCAGAAACTGTGCTTTCTCTAACCAAAGCAAAAGTGGGGTGTCCAGATTTTGCACTTGCTTCCACTACAAATTTTCCAATATAGCCAGTTCCTCCAATGATCAGAACTTTGCTTGTCTCAGCCATTTGATCAAAGTTAAAAATTTGAGTGTGGTGCAGAATTTTAAAGAGCCTTCCTCAAGAATTTGGTTGTGTTGGGAGTATCAAGTATGGTGAGGTAACATCATTTTTATACACTGAGGTAGGGAGCTGTAATTACCAAAATGACCTCAGTGTTCCAACTAACCGTCTAACTAACTTCCTTTGAGGAGAAACTACCCACTAGGTTAGGTAAAAGGTCATATATGGAATTGCCAATTTGGTAATGCATGTAAATCACTGCATTGTACCTTAGAAATGAATAAAGCCTgatatgaggatgaatgcaGGTTATAGGCATTTCCTGTAAAGCACTTGAAATTTATTGAAGTTACGTTGACATAGAGAGATGGCGTGAGAAATGGGAAATATGTGAATGTGATCACATCTAGAGCACTATTAAAAGACGCCACTAAACCATGATTTtcgacccttttttttttgggttgaaaaTGTGAGTGGCTcgaaagaaaggaaatgaaagagaaattcAAATATGCTTTATCTTTGGGTTGAAAATGTGAGTGGCCCGAAGCcgaaagaaaggaaatgaaggataaaatcaaatatgacattttgattttgaaatcgGTGTTTGCTTATGACTTTTGAACAGAACGTCTACTTCAATTcgaaattttaatttcaaatccCGAATCCTACTAGAAGGTAGgatttcattttcaatttttttaaaatataaaacttgtcccacaagtttatatattttacaaaaaaagagCCATAATTTTAAATTTGCAAAGAAAGACCCATGTTCGATGTAAAGAGAACGTTTGTAGCATATGGAATGATagtatcatatcatcatatatcatatatattattaaaagtgGGAAGCTCTTAAGTGAAAAGTTATATTACCATAATGCCCATAAAAAGTTAAACGGCCTTTTTACCCTTCAATCAAACACTATTCCTATTAGACTAACGTACAAAGTTGTAAAAACACTTCACAATAAATACAGTATTAAGTAGCATGCCCTTAATCAaacggtccgtatttcaaagCATATttatgtaacaccccgtatctttcGACTCCAAAACTTTTAGACGATCCTAGACTCAAAAAATcgagataaagaatgtgggaaccGAGATTTTTCCGATTCGCCGtgatatggtggtttacgccaTGAACAGTGGTCGTATTCCAATTTACGCCATGAACGATTGTAGTAACCGAAACCAGAATTTCGAACATtacggaatttgacattttgaggtcatatggttaaatacggaccgtatttactttacgacccgtatttcaaaacgtgtttggaatttgagaaaacttccttgatgaaagttgtagagcattgaaatacctttccaactaGATATTtacggggtcaaacggacatctgtgcaagaagttatggccattttaccgAACAGAGCTGAGGTTGtccatattttaaaatacggccaagatttcaaaatacggcccgtattttgaaatacggcccgtattttgaaatacggcaaGATTTaatggccaaaaaaaaaattatttttccgaaaagatatattcgtccatatcgcCTCAACTCATTATTTTTCACTCCTCAAACCCAGAACGACTTCCTACTCTCCTCCAcaaagaacaccaaggtaagtccATTCTAATTATCCCCAACTCCATTCTAacacatatccttgtaatctaaacaagaaatcatcattcctaaaactaggttttcaagaaaacccatctcaaggttcaagcattcaagattttaaatcctcttcaaagctcaagtctttaattcaagttttggagcgactaaggtatgtagagttactatctacgcgtgggaacatcattgttcttccccacgcctcaaaatccataaaattatgatttctctgctaaactagggtttcaatacaaaactagggtttcaataccatgctcatgataaccctaggtccatgtccatgattatattatgtatgaattgttataattccatcattggcttttaatatttctttatgattattgagaatccgtccgtaatctatgaaaacccatatcttgtattccatgggttcttgcatgatgtttttgaataaaaatgcttatttcatgaatatcctatatgtctataagttttcatgcaattgtattttataactatgttcataccatgactcaaaaaatacatacatgctaaatacaagttattttatgaaaccatatttacaagttatttcatgaaaccatgtttacaagttatttcgtgaaatcatgattacaagacaaagtacaagttaattcacgaaaatcatgggcttcttagccaactatattatgttcatgtctttgggagttgcacgaattacagaaggctcggatagcccgaaactacgtagccaccgtaggacaaggatcgctcccccgcataggacgataccttaactacaccgaatggatccatcggGCACGATACCACCtcataccccggcaaggtatgggggctcgtCGGTCCCGGCGAGGTACACgtactccacgtacccacgtggtgatatcacatggtcggtttatgaaatgctctccctacttatcatgttttacgtatgttatatctatatatgtatccATGCTTATACTCGTACTCATGTTCGTGTCCGGAGTTTTCGGTTTcgattcttatcatgttatttcattcggttgctttacataccggtacaTTCGATGTGCgacgtcccctttattgccgggggctgcgtttcacgaTGCGGGTGCGTATACGGGACGACACATACGCTCGGTAGGGACGGCGGTCGTATcgacttattggtgagccccgtctcattcggggtttagtcaactctttattttatgattagttatgcatctaaggtatccgggggccttgtcccggtaagtatgttttccggtCGGACTCTATGATAgagtttcatagactagacaagtcggttatgttatgttagacattcggagtcgtatagccattttggctcattacgttatttccgcactcatgtttaaacaagtattttattaagtattatgacttattacgttttataaaggctcatcatgcattcacgttatattccgctcgtGTTATGCCTCGCGATGATTCGGCAAGCcgtgtggttcgctcggtcacatacggtaaggcaccgagtgcgtGTTTCGCCctgtgccatggttcggggcgtgacaaaacttggtatcgagcctaggttcaagtgtctttagggagtctatgaaaccgtgtccggtGGGGTcactttatatatgtgtgtgcgcgccacacatataaacgattgaccaccaagacatttaaaaTTGTCTCgcttctttcaactctagatcgtgcaatagagttTGTGTTCTCGGAAATCACTCGAACTCATGTGTTGTTTCCCATTCTACCGAGTACGCCTAGTCTCAATGGAGGAGGAAGATGTAAAGCTAGTCgttatcgatgtgttgctttcCGATGGAGGCATCAGGAATTATTCTaactcgtgccatgaagcttagagcgtAAGTAACATTCTCTTTCCATCAAATTCTAAACGTATCGAATGCGTAAGCGACGagaaggaaaatttgagacccAAGACTTACCAAATAGTGCATGGTCTGTTTATCAGGTGATAATACCCTTTTAAAAACAAGCTTCGGCATGGTAGTACACGTAGGTTATATACCTTAAGAATAAGTTTATTTGGATTATCTGACCATGGAGCTACATTATAAGGATGATAGTTCGGATTTAAGACCCTACATAGTAGCATGTTATGAAATTAGTCTAAAGTAATCATAAATTGTCCATAGTAGTTTTGAAAGCGtgaaatagcctaagagccaacCACCGTAATATTAGAAAGTCTCGACCTTTTtaggagatatatatatatattttttccataTGATCTATGTACATGACTAGGAAGGGATTGATGCGATAAGAAAATCACGAGCAGACGATATTGAAATTTTTGGAGGGTTAGTCataaattatttaagcttatcCAGATCAGACCTAGAGAGTATGATGTTAGTAAGTTACTACGAAAAAGCAAATATTACAATGAGATAAAAAGATATGACAGTTCCCTTTTAGGGTTATGTTATTAAGTATTTATCCCTAATGTGTATAGTATggtataattttgaaagtgtatagagagtttggggttagttgttccaatttcTCGTTTAAGACAGATGAAATTTCCCTAAGTGTGATCTATGTCTATAGTTCAGAAAGATAGTATACAATCCAAGAATAGAGTCAGATGaggaggaaaagttagaaataaccttatgtttcactttagtactcagagaagaatttgagaatatgatgctagcaagtggttaacaGAAGCATAGTGAGTAAGTTTGAATAGATACAGTGAATTAGATATTTTTGgcagagttagtagaagtacgattgaagctacttagtcaagttagcaCTACTAAGGTAACCGTCTAAATACACCGAAGGCGtgttagaacccaaagggtttaagttaaattcgagGTATAGACAtgggtgaaagaagaaaaccatctaagCAGGAAGAGAGTAAGCTGCAGAAAGAAAGAGCCTTTAAGTGCTATCAGAAAATAGTTTCCCCAAGACTGACAAAGCTAGTATGTTAGTcatgtacattagaaacccattcatttaagtaatccagTTCTCCGTATTGCTTGAAGTAAGCCAAAGAAATGAGTTGTCAAGATGTTAGAGGAACTTAGCGAATcactagatgaccacttatcgctaACTCAAGGGATCCACGGGCTTTAAACATtagcttttgaactaagggggagatgCGCGATAAAGTGCCGATATAAACTATGTGTTTTGTAAGTTGATAGGTGTTAGGGAGATTATGTCGAAGGATCACAGTTTCATGTTGCTAAGATCAAGTGTGTGGAATTCGTCTTTTGTCATGTCGCTGAGATCAAGTTTTAGGGCGAATAGAAGGTTTAAGAGTGTAACGTTTCCAATTTCAGAATAATTCATGCACTATGTAGTACCAATGCCCAAACGTACTCTACACATGCATAGCATACCTATCTTATGCCCTTGTTAAAGCTTTACACTCCACGTTTAAGGTATAAGAAATAAGACTCCATACAATAGCAAGCTATGCGAgggaatgttctttcatgtttctcaGATCAGGTTGTACTCATGACCAAGATTAAAGACCGCATTCATGTCTCATGTATCTATCGTGCTTTTATACCCATGACCACGTT
Coding sequences within it:
- the LOC132033203 gene encoding phenylcoumaran benzylic ether reductase TP7 — its product is MAETSKVLIIGGTGYIGKFVVEASAKSGHPTFALVRESTVSDPVKGKIVENFKNLGVTIINGDLYDHESLVKAMKQVDVVISTVGSMQLADQVKIIAAIKEAGNIKRFLPSEFGMDVDNLNAVEPAKSTFAVKVQIRRAIEAEGIPYTYVACNYFAGYFLPTLAQPGATAPPPPRDKVIIPGDGNVKAVFNEEHDIGTYTIKAVDDLRTLNKTLYIKPPKNTLSFNELVAIWEKLIGKTLEKVYVPEEQILKDIQTSPMPINIILAINHATFVKGDQTNFEIEPSFGFEASELYPDVKYTTVEEYLGHFV